In Nicotiana tabacum cultivar K326 chromosome 17, ASM71507v2, whole genome shotgun sequence, one DNA window encodes the following:
- the LOC107759357 gene encoding binding partner of ACD11 1 isoform X1 encodes MYLGHYTAEVTSLSPKATEKDVYEFFSHCGEIEQVEIIRLSEYASIAYVTFKDTYALETAILLSGSTIVDQCVRVSRLEAQIDEYDPWNNSRDKVENGSSYAQGTHTNEFVSTPGEAVTMAQHVVETMIVKGYELSKDALTKAKAFDESYQVSSTAAAKVAELSKRVGLTDRIQSGMETVKSVDKKYHLSELTMSAASFTGKTAVAAATTVVNSSYFSKGALWVSDALNRAAKVAADLGNNGVKKETVPLQMD; translated from the exons ATGTATCTGGGTCATTACACTGCGGAAGTCACAAGTCTTTCTCCCAAAGCTACGGAGAAAGATGTCTATGAATTTTTCTCTCACTGTGGTGAAATTGAACAAGTAGAGATCATCAG ATTGAGCGAATATGCTTCTATAGCCTATGTTACGTTCAAAGATACTTATGCGCTGGAAACGGCTATATTACTTAGC GGATCCACTATAGTAGATCAATGTGTTCGTGTATCTCGCTTGGAAGCACAAATAGATGAATATGATCCTTGGAATAACTCTAGGGATAAGGTGGAGAatggaagcagctatgcg CAGGGCACTCACACAAATGAGTTCGTTTCAACTCCTGGAGAAGCTGTGACCATGGCACAGCACGTAGTTGAAACCATGATAGTGAAGGGATATGAACTAAGTAAGGATGCGCTAACCAAAGCCAAAGCATTTGATGAATCATATCAGGTCTCATCCACTGCAGCAGCAAAGGTGGCAGAGCTCAGCAAGAGAGTGGGGCTTACTGATAGAATTCAGTCTGGCATGGAGACTGTTAAATCCGTGGACAAGAAGTACCATCTTTCTGAACTTACCATGTCCGCTGCGTCTTTTACAGGGAAAACAGCCGTAGCTGCTGCAACTACTGTGGTTAACAGTAGTTACTTCTCCAAGGGAGCTCTTTGGGTTTCAGATGCTCTGAATCGGGCTGCCAAGGTGGCTGCTGACTTGGGTAATAATGGTGTCAAAAAAGAAACAGTTCCTCTGCAAATGGACTAA
- the LOC107759357 gene encoding binding partner of ACD11 1 isoform X2 has translation MYLGHYTAEVTSLSPKATEKDVYEFFSHCGEIEQVEIIRLSEYASIAYVTFKDTYALETAILLSGSTIVDQCVRVSRLEAQIDEYDPWNNSRDKVENGSSYAGTHTNEFVSTPGEAVTMAQHVVETMIVKGYELSKDALTKAKAFDESYQVSSTAAAKVAELSKRVGLTDRIQSGMETVKSVDKKYHLSELTMSAASFTGKTAVAAATTVVNSSYFSKGALWVSDALNRAAKVAADLGNNGVKKETVPLQMD, from the exons ATGTATCTGGGTCATTACACTGCGGAAGTCACAAGTCTTTCTCCCAAAGCTACGGAGAAAGATGTCTATGAATTTTTCTCTCACTGTGGTGAAATTGAACAAGTAGAGATCATCAG ATTGAGCGAATATGCTTCTATAGCCTATGTTACGTTCAAAGATACTTATGCGCTGGAAACGGCTATATTACTTAGC GGATCCACTATAGTAGATCAATGTGTTCGTGTATCTCGCTTGGAAGCACAAATAGATGAATATGATCCTTGGAATAACTCTAGGGATAAGGTGGAGAatggaagcagctatgcg GGCACTCACACAAATGAGTTCGTTTCAACTCCTGGAGAAGCTGTGACCATGGCACAGCACGTAGTTGAAACCATGATAGTGAAGGGATATGAACTAAGTAAGGATGCGCTAACCAAAGCCAAAGCATTTGATGAATCATATCAGGTCTCATCCACTGCAGCAGCAAAGGTGGCAGAGCTCAGCAAGAGAGTGGGGCTTACTGATAGAATTCAGTCTGGCATGGAGACTGTTAAATCCGTGGACAAGAAGTACCATCTTTCTGAACTTACCATGTCCGCTGCGTCTTTTACAGGGAAAACAGCCGTAGCTGCTGCAACTACTGTGGTTAACAGTAGTTACTTCTCCAAGGGAGCTCTTTGGGTTTCAGATGCTCTGAATCGGGCTGCCAAGGTGGCTGCTGACTTGGGTAATAATGGTGTCAAAAAAGAAACAGTTCCTCTGCAAATGGACTAA
- the LOC107759356 gene encoding uncharacterized protein At5g39865-like has protein sequence MGCRNSKPKVCQKCKTQYFPVHRSYSMYKDFPTNTNTNGSFHLVSLTSSTLGSLRLDPLNKSIKDDLSLFEKGGSDEGKIYKEEFEMGLIEAKTWSQMINEKIPKVVPKTPITTPGEPESVNVWELMKDLEDIDPIKSPHHVRSFSFHVFPDPYDHQLTPRLKSNYEVTEYKLVQHGKDKLVVYFTSLRGVRKTYEDCCHVRMILKGLGVKNDERDVSMHAGFKEELIELLGEGYSGRGLPRVFVGRKYIGGVDEICRMHDDGQLEKVVESCEKAEDGVCEACGDMRFVPCETCYGSCKVYYEAEYDEVDECGFQRCPDCNENGLIRCPICCD, from the coding sequence ATGGGTTGTAGGAATTCGAAGCCAAAGGTATGCCAAAAATGCAAGACACAATATTTTCCAGTGCACCGAAGCTACTCAATGTATAAAGATTTTCCTACTAATACTAACACTAATGGTAGCTTTCATCTGGTCTCTCTCACTTCCTCAACATTAGGATCTCTGAGGCTTGATCCACTGAACAAAAGTATCAAAGATGATCTTTCGTTGTTCGAAAAGGGTGGCAGCGATGAAGGGAAGATTTATAAAGAAGAGTTCGAAATGGGGTTGATTGAGGCAAAGACATGGTCCCAAATGATCAATGAGAAAATACCCAAAGTGGTTCCTAAGACGCCCATTACAACTCCTGGCGAGCCAGAGAGTGTTAATGTTTGGGAATTGATGAAAGATTTGGAAGATATTGATCCTATTAAATCGCCTCATCATGTTCGTAGCTTTTCTTTCCATGTCTTTCCAGATCCTTATGATCATCAACTTACTCCCAGACTGAAATCAAACTATGAAGTAACAGAGTATAAATTGGTGCAACATGGTAAAGACAAACTGGTTGTTTACTTCACAAGCCTAAGAGGGGTAAGGAAAACATACGAGGACTGTTGTCATGTTCGGATGATTTTGAAGGGATTAGGTGTTAAGAACGACGAGAGAGACGTATCAATGCATGCAGGGTTCAAGGAGGAGTTGATAGAGTTATTAGGAGAGGGATATAGTGGTAGGGGTTTGCCTAGGGTATTTGTGGGGAGAAAATACATTGGTGGGGTTGATGAAATATGCAGAATGCATGACGATGGGCAGCTTGAGAAGGTAGTAGAAAGCTGCGAAAAGGCAGAAGATGGAGTTTGCGAGGCCTGTGGAGATATGAGGTTTGTGCCATGTGAAACATGCTATGGGAGTTGTAAAGTATACTATGAAGCAGAGTATGATGAAGTAGATGAGTGTGGCTTCCAACGATGCCCAGATTGCAATGAGAATGGGCTAATACGATGTCCAATTTGTTGTGATTAG